In a single window of the Osmerus eperlanus chromosome 2, fOsmEpe2.1, whole genome shotgun sequence genome:
- the LOC134006856 gene encoding supervillin-like isoform X3 — translation MDTLENPALEPRSERIARYKAERRRELAERYGNMEELPTKWVRRDGGEAPEPSPQTHPDSPPLLTDRAPCGGVNGRAGGGDPPRVSNGFEGDASAEATLLRRLPEAEEEDSCKADVKTDDRAKMSVAAKMSLFKELEKTAAPEVSSFLKPRSGSVSHERRVRRGNENRSLTQPITCEEMVAISSPKAALSGQASPGQAPPGQAPPGQAEPVEDDESCKLSMSEKLALFNKLSLPEGQGGGPADAPPERRRQKGARYRTQPITVEEVSLLQKAPIQLPPLRLSPHLSDRQQALSVNLRPSEVRQARHWPGEASRADIEPGSGGPGTSSLELYSPQKSLSRWDSEPGEIRGILKKSRSGGPEWSRDRGFDSSQESPFTLEQNGVEAAGMGEDSGSGYRREKHGVSGGDGTPLSGAPWRQRGRNRREPIPAAPVRAWPEPQEERPCQAAEQDSSDVSREEEDEERSSRRRRDTPPRGHVEVSQADGCGQETGGWRRTDENQISHDESVRPQSWDPVFSSVYPSSTPQYVMCFNQTTQSFEAQEVSSAVQSQPRSQPQWRQKVRPAEEEQAQPQAQAQAPLQAQPQPQAQAQAQAQPQAPLQAQAQAQPQPQAQPQAPLQAQPQPQLQPSVAERRRSLQESEDQWQTRGRGEAGRMTKRGLVSPEPDRDDTPPSHIKRPSTGATACKGAEPQEPSLEVTSEQATEGTEAMPLDDQGTLGGFYRQLSPLSPASAALPSSGSEPQTDLSALCQTNTPMLTSAVAEHRRSVRPSRRTQGSRNPLRALAAREDLRQDFMGQRVSEATAETNRIQAEKKVKNNSVVDSALAGLARTEVAKVTVATDAVNNNSPPISNLVLIQIKGKRHVQVRVVEPTVWSLNSGDCFLLVTASHCILWCGEFANTSEKAKASELAASIVALGELGCQASQVTCLEEGVNTEKSQASDFWNILGGRTQYRGAGAPEEDELYESGVVESNCAYRLVENRLVPHGQAWAAVPSVSLLDSREALVFDFGSEVYLWQGKDVSHGDRKVALQLAQQVWGGAYDYRNCRVNPLDPAHCNANIQPCGEGRPGWALFGLVSEGNETVLFREKFLDREEKNRCREEPAPLVQVTQSLSTPVSPVPEVTMMPTMPPHSDGLCPCDAKALVAGEGVARDTLAHAALQGLGLQRGQGRVTLEDGRQGELCTVAVDTWHIQEGGDCEVAMESPGQLHEGDAYLVRWTYTINSTVGQGDSPGDPDKEVSALFFWRGRHSSVSGWGMSALTTHHKGAQ, via the exons ATGGACACGCTGGAGAACCCGGCCCTGGAGCCCAGGTCCGAACGGATCGCCCGCTacaaggcagagaggaggagggaactgGCGGAACGCTATGGCAACATGGAGGAGCTCCCCACCaagtgggtgaggagagacgggggggaggcGCCGGAGCCTTCTCCCCAGACCCACCCTGACAGCCCGCCCCTCCTCACGGACAGAGCCCCCTGCGGGGGGGTGAACGGCCGGGCAGGGGGGGGAGACCCTCCGAGAGTCTCCAACGGCTTTGAGGGAGACGCTTCTGCAGAGGCAACACTCCTCAGAAG GCTTCCAGAGGCTGAAGAGGAAGATAGCTGTAAAG CTGATGTGAAGACGGATGACAGGGCCAAAATGAGTGTGGCAGCCAAGATGTCTCTGTTTAAA gagctggagaagacGGCGGCCCCCGAGGTGTCTTCCTTCCTGAAGCCTCGCTCCGGTAGCGTGTCCCACGAACGCAGGGTGCGTCGCGGAAACGAAAATCGCTCTCTCACTCAACCAATCACCTGTGAGGAAATGGTTGCCATCAG CAGCCCCAAGGCAGCCTTGTCGGGCCAGGCCTCCCCAGGCCAGGCCCCCCCAGGCCAGGCCCCCCCAGGCCAGGCCGAGCCTGTGGAGGACGATGAGAGCTGCAAGCTGAGTATGAGTGAGAAGCTGGCTCTCTTCAACAAGCTGTCCCTACCGGAGGGCCAGGGAGGCGGCCCTGCTGACGCCCCCCCAGAGAGACGCAGGCAGAAGGGGGCTCGCTACCGCACACAGCCCATCACCGTGGAGGAGGTCAGtctg CTCCAGAAAGCTCCCATCCAGCTGCCCCCTCTGCGCCTGTCCCCCCACCTCTCAGACAGGCAGCAGGCCCTGTCCGTCAACCTGAGGCCCAGCGAGGTACGCCAGGCCCGGCACTGGCCTGGGGAGGCCTCCAGGGCAGATATAGAGCCTGGCTCAGGAGGACCTGGCACCAGCTCCTTGGAACTCTACTCCCCCCAGAAGTCGCTGTCACGCTGGGACTCTGAGCCTGGTGAGATCAGAGGAATCCTGAAGAAGAGTCGCTCTGGAGGACCAGAGTGGAGCAGGGACCGAGGTTTTGACAGCAGCCAAGAGTCCCCCTTCACCCTTGAGCAGAATGGGGTGGAAGCAGCGGGCATGGGAGAAGACAGTGGGTCTGGTTATCGGAGAGAAAAACATGGGGTGTCTGGGGGCGATGGAACCCCGCTATCTGGTGCcccctggaggcagagagggaggaacaggagggagCCCATCCCCGCGGCTCCAGTGAGGGCCTGGCCAGAACCTCAGGAGGAGAGGCCCTGCCAGGCGGCTGAGCAGGACTCCTCAgatgtctccagggaggaggaagatgaggagaggagcagccggaggaggagggacacccCACCACGAGGACATGTTGAGGTGTCTCAGGCAGACGGCTGTGGCCAGGAGACAGGCGGCTGGAGGAGGACG GACGAGAACCAAATCTCTCACGATGAGTCCGTCCGACCGCAGAGCTGG gatCCTGTGTTTTCCTCAGTCTATCCTAGCAGTACACCTCAGTATGTCATGTGTTTCAATcag ACGACCCAGTCTTTTGAGGCCCAAGAGGTTTCCTCTGCCGTCCAGAGCCAGCCTCGTTCTCAGCCTCAATGGAGGCAGAAG GTCCGAccagcagaggaggagcaggcccaaccccaggcccaggcccaggccccgcTCCaggcacagccccagccccaggcccaggcccaggcccaggcccagccccaggccccacTCCAGGCACAGGCCCAGgcacagccccaaccccaggcccagccccaggccccacTCCaggcacagccccagccccagctccagccatCAGTGGCTGAGCGAAGGCGTTCCCTTCAGGAGAGCGAGGATCAGTGGCAgaccagaggaagaggggaagctGGACGGATGACAAAACGAG GTCTGGTCTCTCCTGAACCCGACCGAGATgacactcctccctctcacatTAAGAGACCCTCTACAGGGGCCACAGCATGCAAAG GAGCAGAACCCCAGGAACCTTCCCTGGAGGTGACATCCGAGCAGGCGACTGAAGGGACAGAGGCCATGCCTCTGGATGACCAGGGGACACTGGGAGGTTTCTACAGACAGCTGTCACCCCTGTCACCCGCATCTGCTGCTCTTCCCAGCTCTGGCTCTGAGCCGCAGACCGACCTGAGTGCCCTCTGCCAGACTAACACACccat GCTGACTTCAGCGGTGGCGGAGCACAGGCGCTCGGTGCGCCCCTCTCGCAGGACCCAGGGCTCCAGGAACCCGCTGCGAGCCCTGGCCGCCAGGGAGGACCTCAGGCAGGACTTCATGGGACAGAGAGTGAGCGAAGCGACTGCAGAGACCAACAGGATAcaagcagagaaga AGGTCAAGAACAACAGCGTGGTAGACTCAGCTCTGGCAGGTCTGGCCAGAACCGAGGTCGCCAAGGTCACCGTTGCCACGGACGCagtcaacaacaacagcccACCAATCAGCAATCTTGTGCTCATTCAGATAAAAG GCAAGCGACATGTCCAGGTGCGTGTGGTGGAGCCAACAGTCTGGTCTCTGAACAGTGGAGACTGTTTCCTCCTGGTCACAGCCAGCCACTGCATCCTGTGGTGTGGAGAGTTTGCCAACACGTCAGAGAAAGCCAAG GCCTCGGAGCTGGCAGCCTCCATCGTAGCcctgggggagctgggctgCCAGGCTTCCCAGGTCAcctgcctggaggagggggtcaaCACTGAGAAAAGCCAGGCCTCTGACTTCTGGAACATTCTGGGAGGAAGGACTCAGTACAGAG GAGCGGGCGCCCCTGAGGAGGACGAGCTGTACGAaagtggggtggtggagtccaACTGTGCGTACAGGCTGGTGGAGAACAGACTGGTGCCTCATGGGCAGGCCTGGGCAGCTGTGCCCAGTGTCTCGCTGCTGGACTCCAGGGAG GCTCTGGTGTTTGACTTTGGCAGCGAGGTATACTTGTGGCAGGGCAAGGACGTCTCCCACGGTGACAGGAAGGTAGCTCTGCAATTGGCCCAGCAGGTGTGGGGCGGAGCCTACGACTACAGAAACTGTAGGGTGAACCCCCTGGACCCCGCCCACTGCAACGCCAACATACAGCC GTGTGGCGAAGGGCGCCCCGGCTGGGCCCTGTTCGGTCTGGTGTCCGAGGGCAATGAGACCGTTCTCTTCAGAGAGAAGTTtctggacagggaggagaagaacagGTGCAGAGAGGAGCCTGCGCCCCTGGTCCAGGTGACCCAG tctctctccactcctgtgAGTCCTGTGCCTGAGGTAACCATGATGCCCACGATGCCCCCGCACTCAGATGGTCTGTGTCCCTGTGATGCCAAGGCCTTGGTGGCAGGTGAGGGTGTGGCGAGGGACACCCTGGCCCACGCTGCCCTGCAGGGGCTGGGTCTCCagcggggacaggggagggtcaCCCTGGAGGACGGGCGGCAAGGGGAGCTGTGCACGGTCGCCGTGGATACCTGGCACATCCAGGAGGGTGGGGACTGTGAGGTCGCCATGGAGAGCCCAGGGCAGCTGCATGAGGGAGACGCCTATCTGGTCCGCTGGACCTACACCATCAACAGCACAG tgggacagggagacagcCCAGGTGATCCTGACAAGGAAGTCTCCGCCCTTTTCTTCTGGCGAGGCCGGCACTCCAGTGTCAGTGGGTGGGGCATGTCTGCTCTTACGACCCACCACAAGGGGGCGCAG TGA
- the LOC134006856 gene encoding supervillin-like isoform X2 — translation MDTLENPALEPRSERIARYKAERRRELAERYGNMEELPTKWVRRDGGEAPEPSPQTHPDSPPLLTDRAPCGGVNGRAGGGDPPRVSNGFEGDASAEATLLRSCSDGGLATSSLDLAVKPGTEGGRRRPRRYLPGVSGGGRKNNERFRTQPITASEMQESGGLPEAEEEDSCKADVKTDDRAKMSVAAKMSLFKELEKTAAPEVSSFLKPRSGSVSHERRVRRGNENRSLTQPITCEEMVAISSPKAALSGQASPGQAPPGQAPPGQAEPVEDDESCKLSMSEKLALFNKLSLPEGQGGGPADAPPERRRQKGARYRTQPITVEEVSLLQKAPIQLPPLRLSPHLSDRQQALSVNLRPSEVRQARHWPGEASRADIEPGSGGPGTSSLELYSPQKSLSRWDSEPGEIRGILKKSRSGGPEWSRDRGFDSSQESPFTLEQNGVEAAGMGEDSGSGYRREKHGVSGGDGTPLSGAPWRQRGRNRREPIPAAPVRAWPEPQEERPCQAAEQDSSDVSREEEDEERSSRRRRDTPPRGHVEVSQADGCGQETGGWRRTDENQISHDESVRPQSWDPVFSSVYPSSTPQYVMCFNQTTQSFEAQEVSSAVQSQPRSQPQWRQKVRPAEEEQAQPQAQAQAPLQAQPQPQAQAQAQAQPQAPLQAQAQAQPQPQAQPQAPLQAQPQPQLQPSVAERRRSLQESEDQWQTRGRGEAGRMTKRGLVSPEPDRDDTPPSHIKRPSTGATACKGAEPQEPSLEVTSEQATEGTEAMPLDDQGTLGGFYRQLSPLSPASAALPSSGSEPQTDLSALCQTNTPMLTSAVAEHRRSVRPSRRTQGSRNPLRALAAREDLRQDFMGQRVSEATAETNRIQAEKKVKNNSVVDSALAGLARTEVAKVTVATDAVNNNSPPISNLVLIQIKGKRHVQVRVVEPTVWSLNSGDCFLLVTASHCILWCGEFANTSEKAKASELAASIVALGELGCQASQVTCLEEGVNTEKSQASDFWNILGGRTQYRGAGAPEEDELYESGVVESNCAYRLVENRLVPHGQAWAAVPSVSLLDSREALVFDFGSEVYLWQGKDVSHGDRKVALQLAQQVWGGAYDYRNCRVNPLDPAHCNANIQPCGEGRPGWALFGLVSEGNETVLFREKFLDREEKNRCREEPAPLVQVTQSLSTPVSPVPEVTMMPTMPPHSDGLCPCDAKALVAGEGVARDTLAHAALQGLGLQRGQGRVTLEDGRQGELCTVAVDTWHIQEGGDCEVAMESPGQLHEGDAYLVRWTYTINSTVGQGDSPGDPDKEVSALFFWRGRHSSVSGWGMSALTTHHKGAQ, via the exons ATGGACACGCTGGAGAACCCGGCCCTGGAGCCCAGGTCCGAACGGATCGCCCGCTacaaggcagagaggaggagggaactgGCGGAACGCTATGGCAACATGGAGGAGCTCCCCACCaagtgggtgaggagagacgggggggaggcGCCGGAGCCTTCTCCCCAGACCCACCCTGACAGCCCGCCCCTCCTCACGGACAGAGCCCCCTGCGGGGGGGTGAACGGCCGGGCAGGGGGGGGAGACCCTCCGAGAGTCTCCAACGGCTTTGAGGGAGACGCTTCTGCAGAGGCAACACTCCTCAGAAG TTGCTCAGACGGTGGGCTTGCTACCTCCTCCCTCGACCTCGCTGTCAAGCCCGGCACTGAGGGGGGGCGCCGACGCCCCCGTCGCTATCTGCCAGGGGTGTCAGGAGGGGGCCGCAAGAACAACGAGCGCTTCAGGACACAGCCAATCACGGCCAGTGAGATGCAGGAGAGTGGCGG GCTTCCAGAGGCTGAAGAGGAAGATAGCTGTAAAG CTGATGTGAAGACGGATGACAGGGCCAAAATGAGTGTGGCAGCCAAGATGTCTCTGTTTAAA gagctggagaagacGGCGGCCCCCGAGGTGTCTTCCTTCCTGAAGCCTCGCTCCGGTAGCGTGTCCCACGAACGCAGGGTGCGTCGCGGAAACGAAAATCGCTCTCTCACTCAACCAATCACCTGTGAGGAAATGGTTGCCATCAG CAGCCCCAAGGCAGCCTTGTCGGGCCAGGCCTCCCCAGGCCAGGCCCCCCCAGGCCAGGCCCCCCCAGGCCAGGCCGAGCCTGTGGAGGACGATGAGAGCTGCAAGCTGAGTATGAGTGAGAAGCTGGCTCTCTTCAACAAGCTGTCCCTACCGGAGGGCCAGGGAGGCGGCCCTGCTGACGCCCCCCCAGAGAGACGCAGGCAGAAGGGGGCTCGCTACCGCACACAGCCCATCACCGTGGAGGAGGTCAGtctg CTCCAGAAAGCTCCCATCCAGCTGCCCCCTCTGCGCCTGTCCCCCCACCTCTCAGACAGGCAGCAGGCCCTGTCCGTCAACCTGAGGCCCAGCGAGGTACGCCAGGCCCGGCACTGGCCTGGGGAGGCCTCCAGGGCAGATATAGAGCCTGGCTCAGGAGGACCTGGCACCAGCTCCTTGGAACTCTACTCCCCCCAGAAGTCGCTGTCACGCTGGGACTCTGAGCCTGGTGAGATCAGAGGAATCCTGAAGAAGAGTCGCTCTGGAGGACCAGAGTGGAGCAGGGACCGAGGTTTTGACAGCAGCCAAGAGTCCCCCTTCACCCTTGAGCAGAATGGGGTGGAAGCAGCGGGCATGGGAGAAGACAGTGGGTCTGGTTATCGGAGAGAAAAACATGGGGTGTCTGGGGGCGATGGAACCCCGCTATCTGGTGCcccctggaggcagagagggaggaacaggagggagCCCATCCCCGCGGCTCCAGTGAGGGCCTGGCCAGAACCTCAGGAGGAGAGGCCCTGCCAGGCGGCTGAGCAGGACTCCTCAgatgtctccagggaggaggaagatgaggagaggagcagccggaggaggagggacacccCACCACGAGGACATGTTGAGGTGTCTCAGGCAGACGGCTGTGGCCAGGAGACAGGCGGCTGGAGGAGGACG GACGAGAACCAAATCTCTCACGATGAGTCCGTCCGACCGCAGAGCTGG gatCCTGTGTTTTCCTCAGTCTATCCTAGCAGTACACCTCAGTATGTCATGTGTTTCAATcag ACGACCCAGTCTTTTGAGGCCCAAGAGGTTTCCTCTGCCGTCCAGAGCCAGCCTCGTTCTCAGCCTCAATGGAGGCAGAAG GTCCGAccagcagaggaggagcaggcccaaccccaggcccaggcccaggccccgcTCCaggcacagccccagccccaggcccaggcccaggcccaggcccagccccaggccccacTCCAGGCACAGGCCCAGgcacagccccaaccccaggcccagccccaggccccacTCCaggcacagccccagccccagctccagccatCAGTGGCTGAGCGAAGGCGTTCCCTTCAGGAGAGCGAGGATCAGTGGCAgaccagaggaagaggggaagctGGACGGATGACAAAACGAG GTCTGGTCTCTCCTGAACCCGACCGAGATgacactcctccctctcacatTAAGAGACCCTCTACAGGGGCCACAGCATGCAAAG GAGCAGAACCCCAGGAACCTTCCCTGGAGGTGACATCCGAGCAGGCGACTGAAGGGACAGAGGCCATGCCTCTGGATGACCAGGGGACACTGGGAGGTTTCTACAGACAGCTGTCACCCCTGTCACCCGCATCTGCTGCTCTTCCCAGCTCTGGCTCTGAGCCGCAGACCGACCTGAGTGCCCTCTGCCAGACTAACACACccat GCTGACTTCAGCGGTGGCGGAGCACAGGCGCTCGGTGCGCCCCTCTCGCAGGACCCAGGGCTCCAGGAACCCGCTGCGAGCCCTGGCCGCCAGGGAGGACCTCAGGCAGGACTTCATGGGACAGAGAGTGAGCGAAGCGACTGCAGAGACCAACAGGATAcaagcagagaaga AGGTCAAGAACAACAGCGTGGTAGACTCAGCTCTGGCAGGTCTGGCCAGAACCGAGGTCGCCAAGGTCACCGTTGCCACGGACGCagtcaacaacaacagcccACCAATCAGCAATCTTGTGCTCATTCAGATAAAAG GCAAGCGACATGTCCAGGTGCGTGTGGTGGAGCCAACAGTCTGGTCTCTGAACAGTGGAGACTGTTTCCTCCTGGTCACAGCCAGCCACTGCATCCTGTGGTGTGGAGAGTTTGCCAACACGTCAGAGAAAGCCAAG GCCTCGGAGCTGGCAGCCTCCATCGTAGCcctgggggagctgggctgCCAGGCTTCCCAGGTCAcctgcctggaggagggggtcaaCACTGAGAAAAGCCAGGCCTCTGACTTCTGGAACATTCTGGGAGGAAGGACTCAGTACAGAG GAGCGGGCGCCCCTGAGGAGGACGAGCTGTACGAaagtggggtggtggagtccaACTGTGCGTACAGGCTGGTGGAGAACAGACTGGTGCCTCATGGGCAGGCCTGGGCAGCTGTGCCCAGTGTCTCGCTGCTGGACTCCAGGGAG GCTCTGGTGTTTGACTTTGGCAGCGAGGTATACTTGTGGCAGGGCAAGGACGTCTCCCACGGTGACAGGAAGGTAGCTCTGCAATTGGCCCAGCAGGTGTGGGGCGGAGCCTACGACTACAGAAACTGTAGGGTGAACCCCCTGGACCCCGCCCACTGCAACGCCAACATACAGCC GTGTGGCGAAGGGCGCCCCGGCTGGGCCCTGTTCGGTCTGGTGTCCGAGGGCAATGAGACCGTTCTCTTCAGAGAGAAGTTtctggacagggaggagaagaacagGTGCAGAGAGGAGCCTGCGCCCCTGGTCCAGGTGACCCAG tctctctccactcctgtgAGTCCTGTGCCTGAGGTAACCATGATGCCCACGATGCCCCCGCACTCAGATGGTCTGTGTCCCTGTGATGCCAAGGCCTTGGTGGCAGGTGAGGGTGTGGCGAGGGACACCCTGGCCCACGCTGCCCTGCAGGGGCTGGGTCTCCagcggggacaggggagggtcaCCCTGGAGGACGGGCGGCAAGGGGAGCTGTGCACGGTCGCCGTGGATACCTGGCACATCCAGGAGGGTGGGGACTGTGAGGTCGCCATGGAGAGCCCAGGGCAGCTGCATGAGGGAGACGCCTATCTGGTCCGCTGGACCTACACCATCAACAGCACAG tgggacagggagacagcCCAGGTGATCCTGACAAGGAAGTCTCCGCCCTTTTCTTCTGGCGAGGCCGGCACTCCAGTGTCAGTGGGTGGGGCATGTCTGCTCTTACGACCCACCACAAGGGGGCGCAG TGA